In the Flagellimonas sp. HMM57 genome, one interval contains:
- a CDS encoding ABC transporter permease has product MFKNHIKIAWRSLKKQPFFSFLNVFGLAIGISSGLLISLYIHDELSFDKMFADTERIHRVDLDVKFGGTESKMAVASAPMADALVTDFPQVELATRFSSGGMHLSEKKMRIKM; this is encoded by the coding sequence ATGTTCAAAAATCATATAAAAATAGCATGGAGAAGCCTTAAAAAGCAACCCTTTTTTTCATTTCTGAATGTTTTTGGTCTTGCTATAGGAATTTCAAGCGGGCTGCTTATTTCATTATATATCCACGATGAGCTAAGCTTTGATAAAATGTTTGCAGATACTGAACGTATACATCGTGTTGATTTAGATGTAAAGTTTGGAGGTACGGAGAGTAAAATGGCCGTGGCATCAGCGCCAATGGCAGATGCCTTGGTTACGGATTTCCCTCAAGTTGAACTGGCAACTAGGTTTAGTAGTGGGGGAATGCACTTATCAGAGAAAAAGATGAGAATCAAAATGTAA
- a CDS encoding ABC transporter permease, translated as MLKNYIKIAWRSLLKNKGFTFINIVGLSSGVAACILITVYIIHESSYDSSVANADNIYRMINRDTRDGKINDGVHFSANTGSTVQNDFAEVINSGRLNDNDLFYGAGSNEIRIQGRASQHHEEGFTYADQAIIDIMDIGMVHGEASSALTEPNTIVISETMAKKYFGDQNPIGTSIYLNGNDDQPFRINGVMEDFASNSHMDYDFLLTLTGVEFGEGEQTRWVQSNYYTYLQLKSGTDVVAFQEKMSNRLINDYITPALKAEGFVIPENADDLFSMRLQPMTDINLHSGTIDFETSKRNDIKIVWIFGIVALFILVIASINFVNLSTAKSANRAKEVGIKKVVGSSKRALVQQFLTESVLITVLAFGVGVLLAFLIMPFFRELSGKAIQIPWTNPLFLPILIVSALLIGVFAGLYPAFYLSKFKPSAVLKGKLAIGSKSSSLRSGLVIFQFAISIILIIGTLTVNQQMNFILNSKIGFEKEQVLQLYGTNMLGDKLTTFKDELKSLNGISNVSVSDFLPLEGTKRNGNGFVKEGRDNLDETVFGQAWVIDEDYLNTLGMQLVAGRNFSEDRSTDQEATIINQKMVQKLNLTDPIGKKISRYGEIYEVIGVVEDFNFNSMTQEVEPLCFFLGTSSTITSVKANTDNIGPLLESIKTKWSKFMPNMELRYAFMDNSFAKMYNNVSRIKSIFISFAILAIFVACLGLFALSAFMVEQRKKEISIRRVLGASFRNIYKLLTVNFLSLIGVAVLIAVPIAWYIMSRWLEDFAYRIEVTWQLFALSALIAIIIAICTISYQSISAALAQPSKSLRAE; from the coding sequence ATGCTAAAGAACTATATAAAAATCGCTTGGAGAAGCCTCTTAAAAAACAAGGGGTTTACTTTCATCAATATTGTTGGACTAAGTAGTGGCGTAGCGGCTTGTATTTTGATTACGGTATATATCATCCATGAAAGTAGTTACGATAGCTCCGTAGCCAATGCTGATAATATCTATCGCATGATAAATAGGGATACAAGGGATGGTAAGATCAATGATGGTGTTCATTTTTCGGCCAATACCGGGTCTACCGTACAGAACGATTTTGCAGAGGTCATCAATTCGGGCAGGTTAAATGATAATGATCTTTTCTATGGAGCAGGAAGCAATGAAATCCGTATTCAAGGAAGAGCTTCTCAGCACCATGAAGAAGGTTTCACATACGCTGACCAGGCTATCATCGATATTATGGATATTGGAATGGTACATGGAGAAGCTTCATCTGCTCTGACAGAACCCAATACAATCGTTATTTCTGAAACCATGGCAAAAAAATACTTTGGCGACCAGAACCCAATAGGTACCTCCATCTATTTAAATGGAAATGATGATCAGCCCTTCAGGATAAATGGTGTAATGGAAGATTTTGCCAGTAACTCACATATGGATTATGATTTTTTATTGACATTGACTGGAGTAGAATTTGGCGAAGGAGAACAGACTCGATGGGTGCAAAGTAACTATTACACGTATTTACAGCTAAAATCAGGAACCGACGTCGTGGCATTTCAAGAAAAGATGTCCAATAGGCTTATCAACGATTATATAACACCTGCTCTTAAAGCTGAAGGGTTTGTTATTCCTGAAAATGCTGATGATCTTTTTAGTATGCGTTTGCAACCAATGACCGATATCAACCTGCATTCGGGTACAATCGACTTTGAGACCAGCAAGCGAAACGACATTAAGATTGTCTGGATTTTTGGTATCGTAGCCTTGTTCATTTTGGTTATTGCCAGTATCAACTTTGTAAATCTATCCACCGCTAAATCAGCAAACAGGGCCAAAGAAGTGGGAATCAAAAAAGTAGTTGGTTCTTCTAAAAGGGCTCTTGTTCAGCAGTTTTTGACAGAGTCGGTTTTAATCACTGTCCTTGCCTTTGGGGTTGGAGTACTTTTGGCTTTTCTTATAATGCCTTTTTTTAGGGAGCTTTCGGGCAAAGCAATCCAAATTCCATGGACAAACCCGTTATTCCTTCCCATATTGATTGTTTCGGCATTATTAATAGGTGTATTTGCTGGCTTGTACCCTGCTTTTTATTTGTCAAAGTTTAAACCCAGCGCCGTATTAAAAGGAAAACTGGCCATAGGCAGTAAATCAAGTAGTTTACGAAGTGGTTTGGTCATTTTTCAATTTGCAATTTCCATAATCCTAATTATTGGGACCTTAACGGTAAACCAACAAATGAACTTCATTCTAAACTCAAAAATAGGTTTTGAAAAAGAGCAGGTATTACAGCTATACGGCACCAATATGTTAGGTGACAAACTAACTACTTTCAAGGACGAGTTAAAAAGTCTAAATGGTATCAGTAATGTAAGCGTGAGTGATTTTTTGCCTCTTGAAGGAACAAAACGAAATGGAAACGGTTTTGTTAAAGAGGGCCGTGACAACTTGGATGAAACCGTATTTGGACAGGCTTGGGTAATTGACGAAGATTACCTGAACACTTTAGGGATGCAATTAGTCGCAGGAAGAAACTTTTCTGAAGATAGGAGCACTGATCAAGAAGCGACCATTATCAATCAGAAAATGGTCCAAAAACTCAATCTGACAGACCCAATAGGTAAAAAGATTTCTAGATATGGTGAAATCTATGAGGTTATAGGTGTAGTCGAAGATTTCAATTTTAATTCCATGACACAAGAAGTTGAACCATTATGTTTTTTCTTGGGAACGAGTTCAACCATCACTTCTGTAAAGGCCAATACGGACAATATAGGGCCGTTATTGGAATCCATAAAAACCAAATGGTCCAAGTTTATGCCAAATATGGAATTGCGCTATGCTTTTATGGATAATTCATTCGCAAAGATGTACAACAATGTAAGTCGCATTAAAAGCATTTTCATCTCATTTGCGATACTGGCGATTTTTGTGGCTTGTTTAGGGTTATTTGCACTTTCCGCATTTATGGTGGAACAACGTAAAAAGGAAATCAGTATCCGTAGGGTGCTCGGGGCTTCTTTTAGAAATATTTACAAACTTCTTACGGTTAATTTTTTAAGCTTGATAGGTGTTGCGGTTTTAATTGCAGTCCCCATAGCATGGTACATCATGTCTCGTTGGTTAGAAGATTTTGCTTATCGTATTGAAGTAACATGGCAACTTTTTGCACTCAGCGCTTTAATAGCGATAATCATAGCAATATGTACCATAAGCTATCAATCTATCAGTGCTGCACTGGCTCAACCCTCAAAAAGTTTAAGAGCTGAATAA
- a CDS encoding ABC transporter permease encodes MKLLLGDEATALTEPNTLILTKTAAEKHFGVNEALGQTMILNNVETYTVTGVIEDMPKNSFLRDYSVFMAMAGYEDALSPEWTSNNYPTFFKLAPGADVKNFQHQLQSLFGTYVIPYAQRFFPGISEEQFKAAGNHFYISSTPLTRIHLHSNLESEMSANSSIQNIYILSFIGLFLIVLASVNFMNLSTAYSLKRSKEVGVRKTLGSTKITLLWQFLMESGLITFISLVAALILAVALLPLFNGLAGKEISIPFTNPMFWIVLVVMTLLLGLFSGAYPAFFMSRFIPAVVLKGSGEKSVGGGKIRNVLVVFQFAISVFLIVSTIVVYQQLNFIQKKDLGFSKSQVLVIEDVFAAGDKARTFKEEVGRIGQVESVTLTGFLPTPSYRTNTTFFKEGSTHQENTINMQTWRIDHDYLSTLDMELISGRNFDRQFVSDSTAMLLNESAVAILGITPEEVLGMRLSRDLGEQDAEFFKVVGVVKDFHFESLKKGIGALSMTLGNSTGALAVKLESEDFSSSIAAIENIWRKVAPGQPFNYRFMDDAFNSTYEAEQKLGKIFMVFTILSILIACLGLFGLAAFNAEKRTKEIGVRKVLGASVSQITYRLTIDFLKLVGIAILISLPLGWYAMNTWLEDFSYRINIGIEILVLAALLAVTVAIITVSYQSIKAAIVNPVKSLKTE; translated from the coding sequence TTGAAACTACTACTTGGTGATGAAGCTACTGCTCTAACCGAGCCAAACACGTTGATTTTAACAAAAACCGCTGCAGAGAAGCATTTTGGTGTTAACGAAGCCTTGGGACAGACCATGATTTTGAACAATGTTGAAACGTATACGGTTACCGGAGTTATTGAGGATATGCCCAAAAATTCTTTTTTAAGGGATTACAGTGTGTTCATGGCTATGGCAGGATATGAAGATGCTCTAAGCCCAGAATGGACCAGTAACAACTACCCGACTTTCTTTAAGTTGGCTCCCGGAGCAGATGTAAAAAATTTCCAACATCAGCTACAATCACTGTTCGGCACCTATGTTATTCCTTATGCGCAACGATTTTTCCCGGGCATCTCTGAAGAGCAGTTCAAAGCAGCGGGAAACCATTTCTATATATCCTCCACTCCCCTAACAAGGATTCACTTACATTCTAATTTAGAATCGGAAATGAGTGCCAATAGCAGTATTCAAAATATTTATATACTGTCTTTTATTGGGCTCTTTTTGATTGTTCTGGCAAGTGTAAACTTTATGAACTTGTCCACGGCCTACTCCCTTAAAAGAAGTAAGGAAGTTGGTGTTAGAAAAACATTGGGCTCTACAAAAATAACCCTACTATGGCAATTTTTAATGGAATCTGGCCTTATCACTTTTATTTCGCTGGTAGCTGCTCTTATCTTGGCAGTTGCTTTACTTCCATTATTTAATGGTTTGGCCGGGAAAGAGATATCCATTCCGTTTACAAATCCTATGTTTTGGATAGTTCTGGTGGTTATGACTTTACTTCTCGGATTGTTCTCTGGAGCATATCCTGCTTTTTTTATGTCCAGATTCATTCCTGCAGTAGTGCTCAAGGGTTCTGGGGAAAAAAGTGTTGGTGGTGGGAAGATTAGAAATGTCCTGGTAGTATTTCAATTTGCTATATCGGTTTTTTTAATCGTGAGCACCATCGTGGTTTACCAACAATTGAATTTTATCCAGAAAAAAGATCTTGGTTTTTCCAAAAGTCAAGTATTGGTCATTGAAGATGTTTTCGCTGCTGGAGATAAAGCCCGCACGTTCAAAGAGGAAGTGGGCCGCATAGGTCAAGTAGAGAGCGTCACTTTGACCGGTTTCCTTCCCACACCTTCGTATAGAACCAATACCACCTTTTTTAAAGAAGGTTCAACGCACCAGGAAAATACCATAAATATGCAGACATGGAGGATAGATCATGATTATCTATCTACATTGGATATGGAGCTTATTTCTGGGCGGAATTTTGACCGTCAATTTGTATCCGATTCTACTGCCATGCTTTTAAACGAATCTGCTGTAGCCATTCTGGGAATTACTCCAGAAGAAGTTCTTGGCATGCGATTATCAAGGGATCTAGGCGAACAAGATGCTGAATTTTTCAAGGTGGTCGGGGTTGTGAAGGATTTTCATTTTGAGTCTTTGAAAAAAGGCATTGGCGCATTGAGCATGACATTGGGAAATTCTACAGGAGCTTTAGCAGTTAAACTTGAATCTGAGGATTTTTCCAGTTCTATAGCAGCTATAGAAAACATATGGAGAAAGGTCGCCCCGGGGCAACCCTTTAATTACCGTTTTATGGATGATGCATTTAATAGCACCTATGAGGCAGAACAGAAGTTGGGGAAAATTTTCATGGTGTTTACGATTCTTTCAATTTTAATAGCATGTTTGGGCCTTTTTGGCTTAGCGGCTTTCAATGCAGAAAAACGAACCAAAGAAATAGGGGTTAGAAAGGTATTGGGTGCTAGTGTAAGTCAGATTACTTACAGACTTACCATCGATTTTCTCAAACTTGTCGGCATTGCAATATTGATTTCTTTGCCTTTAGGTTGGTACGCTATGAATACATGGCTAGAGGATTTTTCATATAGAATCAATATAGGGATAGAGATTTTAGTCTTGGCTGCGTTATTGGCCGTTACGGTAGCCATAATAACCGTAAGCTATCAAAGTATAAAAGCTGCGATTGTAAATCCGGTCAAGAGCCTAAAAACAGAATAA